One stretch of Tepidibacter hydrothermalis DNA includes these proteins:
- a CDS encoding response regulator transcription factor, which produces MEKILIVEDDKAISDLIELNLNMIGYETVKIYDGKDALESVQNENYDLILLDIMLPNIDGFQIMEKIKYKDIPVIFLTAKNSLSDRVKGLKIGGDDYIVKPFESVELLARVEAVLRRYGKRKNHLDLKDLEIFLEERIVKKKGEHIELTLKEFELLKLLIENKGLALSREKIVEKVWGYDYLGETRTVDMHIQRLRKKLDLDEIKTVYKVGYRLEI; this is translated from the coding sequence GTGGAAAAAATTTTGATTGTAGAGGATGATAAGGCAATATCTGATTTAATTGAACTTAATTTAAATATGATAGGTTATGAAACAGTAAAAATTTACGATGGAAAAGATGCTTTAGAATCTGTACAAAATGAAAATTATGATTTGATTCTTCTTGATATAATGCTTCCAAATATAGATGGATTTCAGATTATGGAGAAGATAAAGTATAAAGACATACCAGTAATTTTTTTAACTGCAAAAAATTCTTTGTCAGATCGTGTTAAGGGTCTTAAAATAGGCGGGGATGATTATATTGTAAAGCCTTTTGAGTCAGTAGAACTTTTAGCTAGAGTTGAAGCAGTTTTAAGAAGATATGGAAAAAGAAAAAATCATTTAGATTTAAAAGACTTAGAAATATTTTTAGAAGAGAGAATTGTAAAGAAAAAGGGAGAACATATAGAGCTAACCTTGAAAGAATTTGAACTCTTAAAATTACTTATTGAAAATAAAGGATTAGCTTTATCAAGAGAAAAAATAGTAGAGAAGGTTTGGGGATATGATTATTTAGGAGAAACAAGAACTGTAGATATGCATATTCAACGTTTAAGAAAAAAGCTAGACTTAGATGAAATAAAAACAGTATATAAAGTTGGATATAGGCTAGAAATATAA
- a CDS encoding CPBP family intramembrane glutamic endopeptidase, whose product MEGYSDCKKSIFDRIKNRILKVHNYLYNTDVVTFMLCIILIQYLSVIILSPVIMLFPDNNGAAPFDPEESKKLMLIVGVIIAPLIETLLYQKIVIDICNKIKFLNNRKFIGILISGAIFGSRHTYSPQYVVHMFVVGSIWAYAYTVYKQKKKHPYWVVCCIHAINNFIALMIL is encoded by the coding sequence GTGGAAGGTTATAGTGATTGTAAGAAATCTATATTTGATAGGATAAAGAATCGGATTTTAAAGGTTCATAATTACTTATACAATACAGATGTAGTAACTTTTATGTTATGTATAATACTTATACAGTATTTATCTGTTATAATTCTTAGCCCTGTAATTATGCTTTTTCCTGATAATAATGGAGCGGCACCTTTTGATCCAGAAGAGTCTAAGAAACTTATGCTTATAGTAGGTGTTATTATTGCACCTTTAATTGAAACTCTGTTATATCAAAAGATTGTAATTGATATATGCAATAAGATAAAGTTTTTGAATAATAGGAAGTTTATAGGAATTTTAATATCTGGAGCAATATTTGGATCAAGACATACCTACAGTCCACAATATGTAGTTCATATGTTTGTTGTAGGAAGTATATGGGCATATGCTTATACTGTATATAAACAAAAGAAAAAGCATCCTTACTGGGTAGTTTGCTGTATTCATGCTATTAATAACTTTATAGCTCTTATGATATTGTAA
- a CDS encoding ArsR/SmtB family transcription factor, which produces MENYKTNPQLFDEYSELLKALAHPVRLCIAKGLLDAGSSNVSNMQNCLDMPQSTISQHVSKLKSAGIIKGERNGLEIIYSVSNDKVKDIIKALF; this is translated from the coding sequence ATGGAAAACTATAAAACTAATCCACAATTATTTGATGAGTACTCAGAACTTTTAAAAGCCTTAGCTCATCCAGTAAGACTTTGTATAGCAAAAGGCCTTTTAGATGCAGGTTCTAGTAATGTATCTAATATGCAAAATTGTCTTGATATGCCTCAGTCTACTATATCTCAGCATGTTTCAAAATTGAAATCAGCGGGTATTATAAAAGGTGAAAGAAATGGACTTGAGATAATTTACAGTGTATCAAATGACAA
- a CDS encoding DMT family transporter, which translates to MNNKSKAILYMLFSSFCFALMGALVKLAGDVPTIEKTFFRNLISTFVAGFLVIKNKKNFFGKRENQKHLILRSILGTIGMIGYFYTIDNMLLSDSAMLNKLNPFFVTLFALWFLKEKPSRIQIPSLIVAFIGALFIIKPQFNIEAFPAFVGVISAVFAGGAYTMVRLLGDKEEFYTIVFYFSFVSSCIMFPLMMINFKPLSLHQFFILMMTGIVASLAQFSLTLAYKLAPAGEISIYNYTNVIFSGLLGFMLWSELPDAFSFIGYTLIIGSGFAIFLYNAKQKNG; encoded by the coding sequence ATGAACAATAAATCTAAAGCAATTCTTTATATGCTTTTTTCATCATTTTGTTTTGCTTTAATGGGGGCATTAGTTAAATTGGCCGGAGATGTTCCTACTATAGAAAAAACTTTCTTTAGAAATCTTATAAGCACATTTGTAGCTGGCTTTTTAGTTATTAAAAACAAGAAAAATTTCTTTGGTAAAAGAGAAAATCAAAAACATCTAATTTTAAGATCTATTCTTGGAACTATAGGTATGATCGGATATTTCTATACGATAGACAATATGTTACTTTCAGATTCCGCTATGCTGAATAAGTTGAATCCTTTCTTTGTAACATTATTTGCTCTATGGTTCTTAAAGGAAAAACCCTCTCGTATACAAATACCATCTTTAATAGTTGCTTTTATAGGTGCTCTATTTATAATAAAACCTCAATTTAATATAGAAGCATTCCCTGCATTTGTAGGTGTTATATCTGCTGTATTTGCAGGTGGAGCTTATACTATGGTAAGACTTTTAGGAGATAAAGAAGAATTTTATACTATAGTCTTTTATTTCTCATTTGTATCATCATGTATAATGTTTCCTTTAATGATGATAAATTTTAAGCCATTAAGCTTACATCAATTTTTTATACTTATGATGACTGGAATAGTTGCATCCCTTGCTCAATTCAGTTTAACCTTGGCTTATAAGCTTGCACCAGCTGGCGAAATTTCAATATACAATTACACTAACGTAATTTTTTCAGGACTATTAGGATTTATGCTTTGGAGTGAACTACCAGATGCTTTTAGTTTTATAGGTTATACTTTAATAATAGGTTCTGGATTTGCTATATTTTTATATAATGCAAAACAAAAAAATGGATAA
- a CDS encoding sensor histidine kinase: MKFWKKIFVYSLVLFLIVFNIGGIFLLENSHNLSLNREIERGLSEHSSIYSGVKMIIKDRKTYSQVFEKNVLEIMMKRYLESSNDEKIYIEILDKDNNEIFSNIDMEIEGERVELKNPLVDRRRYIIRDVGDQTFLYITNLLKLEEGDLKFSYVRDITYLYEDRKKQYYFFIQLELISFVLLAVGMYFLSKYITKPIHKLIHATQIITNGSYSETVNINTEDEVGILASNFNKMATAVEEKINELEKSANKKQRFIDNFTHEIKTPLTSIIGYADFLLATKYNEEIFIKGMNHILNEGKQLEKLSIKMMDLVLLKKEDFDMKNENLEDILLEIKQTVTPKLEGKNINLNIYGNGQALVERDLVKTLIANLIDNAIKASYENSKIDSKLYKDEDNKTVLEIKDEGIGIDKEDLEKVLEPFYMVDKSRTRKNNGAGLGLSICSEISKIHKAKLRIESKINYGTVVRIIFP, from the coding sequence ATGAAATTTTGGAAAAAGATATTTGTATATTCTTTGGTTTTGTTTTTGATTGTATTTAATATAGGGGGAATTTTCTTATTAGAGAATAGCCATAATTTAAGCTTAAATAGAGAAATAGAGAGAGGTCTTAGTGAACACTCTAGTATTTATTCTGGAGTGAAGATGATTATAAAAGATCGAAAAACATATTCGCAAGTTTTTGAGAAAAATGTTTTAGAAATCATGATGAAACGTTATCTAGAGAGTTCTAATGATGAAAAGATTTATATAGAGATTTTAGATAAAGATAACAATGAAATTTTCAGCAATATAGATATGGAGATTGAAGGAGAAAGAGTGGAATTAAAAAATCCATTAGTAGATAGAAGACGATACATTATAAGAGATGTAGGAGACCAAACATTTCTATACATTACCAATTTATTAAAGTTAGAAGAAGGGGATTTAAAGTTTTCATATGTTAGAGATATAACTTATTTGTATGAAGATAGAAAAAAACAATATTATTTTTTTATTCAACTAGAGTTGATAAGCTTTGTTCTTCTAGCTGTAGGTATGTATTTTTTAAGTAAATATATTACAAAGCCCATACATAAACTTATACATGCTACACAAATAATTACCAACGGAAGCTATTCAGAAACAGTAAACATAAATACAGAAGATGAAGTTGGTATTTTAGCGTCTAACTTTAATAAAATGGCAACAGCTGTAGAAGAAAAAATAAATGAATTAGAGAAAAGTGCCAATAAAAAACAGCGATTTATTGATAATTTTACACATGAAATTAAGACCCCTCTCACATCTATTATTGGATATGCAGATTTTTTATTAGCAACAAAATACAATGAAGAGATATTTATAAAAGGAATGAATCATATACTGAATGAAGGGAAGCAATTAGAAAAATTATCAATAAAAATGATGGATTTGGTTTTATTAAAAAAAGAAGATTTTGATATGAAAAATGAAAATCTAGAAGATATTTTATTGGAAATAAAACAGACTGTAACACCAAAACTAGAAGGTAAGAATATAAATTTAAATATATATGGGAATGGACAAGCACTGGTTGAAAGAGATTTAGTAAAGACATTAATAGCAAATTTGATAGATAATGCTATAAAAGCTTCTTACGAGAATAGCAAAATAGATTCAAAACTATACAAAGATGAGGATAATAAAACGGTTCTTGAAATAAAAGATGAAGGAATAGGAATAGACAAAGAAGATTTAGAAAAAGTTCTAGAGCCTTTTTATATGGTGGACAAATCCAGAACAAGAAAAAATAATGGAGCAGGGTTAGGACTTAGCATATGCTCAGAAATTTCTAAAATACATAAAGCAAAACTCAGAATAGAAAGCAAAATCAATTATGGAACTGTTGTTAGAATTATATTCCCTTAA
- a CDS encoding stalk domain-containing protein, protein MKIKNKAIATTLIGASLLTNMMPVFANEKPTTCIDIRKPILISEQGENPVPVLISNAPNKIINVNIDGKIVPFPDQKPMLIKDESRTIVPVRFITEYLGGTASWDADSKTATIELDGKKVELPVNKKHANVDGKQVKLDSSAKLISNRTFVPLRFVCETFGYDVSWDKESNTVILQKNNSITLSENPTTGYVWHYSIENESIVKVVSDNYQQDKIDSELSNDENIAICGVGGKHTWELEGLKEGTTIIKFESYRPGEEKDKTTNTKEYTITVDSDLKVSIKEKEDMYTGGSKYFDEELGLYKMFGNVTKIENDTILVDGEGMYDQIRFNINEDTEIVDLDGMKLSKDDITDESKIVVYHDQKMTRSLPPIANAQKIVVANLNVKDGKITQITDVKNGKMFLIGNMNDGINFNISDETVIVNELGQKLTVDALAKGVEVEVYYGNMMTMSLPPITSAKKVVVKSINVKEGNISQITNVKNGMMFLVGNMNDGINFNITDKTSIVDEAGQNLSVDDLAKGTEVEVYYGNMMTASLPPITNATKVVVKGVYAMTGDVKSLEGNYMLVEGNGLYNQIKFNITDETKIVDKEGKELSKSDIKEGSKVVAYHGGAMTRSLPPITNATKIIVE, encoded by the coding sequence ATGAAAATAAAAAATAAAGCGATAGCTACAACTTTAATAGGAGCGAGTTTATTAACTAATATGATGCCAGTATTTGCAAATGAAAAGCCAACTACTTGTATAGACATTAGAAAGCCTATACTAATATCAGAGCAAGGAGAAAATCCAGTTCCAGTACTAATTAGCAATGCACCAAATAAAATTATAAATGTGAATATTGATGGGAAAATAGTACCTTTTCCAGATCAAAAACCTATGTTAATAAAAGATGAGTCAAGAACTATAGTTCCAGTAAGATTTATAACTGAATATTTAGGAGGAACAGCTTCTTGGGATGCTGATTCAAAAACAGCTACAATTGAGCTAGATGGTAAGAAGGTTGAACTACCTGTTAATAAAAAACATGCTAATGTAGATGGAAAACAAGTAAAACTTGATTCATCAGCTAAATTGATAAGCAACAGAACTTTTGTACCTTTAAGATTTGTATGTGAAACTTTTGGATACGATGTTTCTTGGGATAAAGAGAGTAATACTGTTATTTTACAAAAAAATAACAGCATAACATTAAGTGAAAATCCAACTACAGGATATGTTTGGCACTATAGTATTGAAAATGAAAGTATAGTTAAAGTTGTTTCTGATAATTATCAACAAGATAAAATAGATAGCGAACTTTCAAACGATGAAAATATAGCTATTTGTGGAGTTGGAGGAAAGCATACTTGGGAATTAGAGGGATTAAAGGAAGGAACAACAATAATAAAATTTGAATCATATAGACCGGGTGAAGAAAAAGATAAAACAACAAATACAAAAGAGTACACTATAACTGTAGATTCTGATTTAAAAGTATCAATAAAGGAAAAAGAAGACATGTATACAGGTGGAAGCAAATATTTTGATGAAGAGTTAGGACTTTATAAAATGTTTGGAAATGTTACTAAAATAGAAAATGATACTATATTAGTTGATGGTGAAGGAATGTATGATCAAATAAGATTTAATATAAATGAAGATACTGAAATAGTAGATTTAGATGGTATGAAATTATCAAAAGATGATATAACGGATGAAAGTAAAATAGTTGTTTACCATGATCAAAAAATGACAAGAAGCTTACCTCCTATAGCAAATGCTCAAAAAATAGTAGTTGCTAATCTTAATGTGAAAGATGGAAAAATAACACAAATAACTGATGTGAAAAATGGTAAGATGTTTCTTATAGGAAATATGAATGATGGAATAAATTTCAATATAAGTGACGAAACAGTAATAGTTAATGAACTTGGACAAAAATTAACTGTTGATGCTTTAGCTAAAGGAGTTGAGGTTGAAGTATACTATGGAAATATGATGACTATGAGCTTACCTCCAATAACTAGTGCAAAGAAGGTAGTAGTTAAAAGTATTAATGTAAAAGAAGGAAATATATCTCAAATAACTAATGTGAAAAACGGAATGATGTTTCTTGTAGGAAACATGAATGATGGAATAAATTTTAACATAACTGATAAAACATCAATAGTTGATGAAGCTGGACAAAACTTAAGTGTAGATGATTTGGCTAAAGGAACTGAAGTTGAAGTATACTATGGAAATATGATGACTGCTAGCTTACCTCCAATCACTAATGCAACTAAAGTAGTAGTTAAAGGAGTATATGCTATGACAGGAGATGTTAAGAGTTTAGAAGGTAACTATATGTTAGTTGAAGGAAATGGACTTTACAATCAAATAAAATTCAATATAACTGATGAAACTAAGATCGTTGATAAAGAAGGAAAAGAATTATCAAAATCAGATATCAAAGAGGGAAGTAAGGTAGTAGCATATCACGGTGGAGCTATGACAAGAAGTTTACCTCCAATTACAAATGCAACTAAGATAATAGTTGAATAA
- a CDS encoding TIGR01212 family radical SAM protein (This family includes YhcC from E. coli K-12, an uncharacterized radical SAM protein.) has translation MEDRYRIYSKYLREKYGEKVYKLPLNLPLTCPNRDGAVGVGGCSFCADVGAGFESLENTLSVKEQLEKNMDYIRRRYKANKFIAYFQNYTNTYMELDKFEKYMNEAIIEDIVEISVSTRPDAINDEYLKILKGIESKGVNISIELGLQTVNYHTLKKINRGHTLAELIDAVIRIKKYGFETTVHLILNLPNDNMDDIIENAKVLSALKVDGVKLHSLYIAKGTKMACEYENEEIEMIELEEYVKRVCVFLQYISKDIVIHRLIGRAPEENTLFCNWNTSWWKIKDMIDEYLEINDMHQGDKCDYLNGKSVKKFV, from the coding sequence ATGGAAGATAGATATAGAATTTATTCAAAATATTTAAGAGAAAAGTATGGAGAAAAGGTGTACAAACTGCCTTTAAATCTACCTTTGACTTGTCCTAATAGAGATGGTGCAGTTGGAGTTGGAGGTTGTAGTTTTTGTGCAGATGTTGGAGCTGGATTTGAATCTTTAGAGAATACTCTTTCGGTAAAAGAGCAACTAGAAAAGAATATGGATTATATAAGAAGAAGATATAAGGCAAACAAGTTCATAGCATATTTTCAAAATTATACTAACACTTATATGGAACTTGATAAGTTTGAAAAATATATGAATGAGGCGATTATTGAAGATATAGTGGAGATATCAGTGTCTACAAGACCAGATGCTATAAATGATGAATATCTAAAAATATTAAAAGGTATTGAATCAAAGGGTGTAAACATATCTATAGAGCTTGGACTTCAAACAGTAAATTATCATACACTTAAAAAAATAAATAGAGGTCATACATTAGCTGAGTTAATTGATGCAGTTATAAGAATCAAAAAATACGGATTTGAAACTACAGTTCACTTAATACTAAACCTTCCAAATGATAATATGGATGATATTATAGAAAATGCTAAGGTATTATCTGCTCTTAAAGTTGATGGAGTTAAACTACATTCACTTTATATAGCTAAAGGAACTAAGATGGCATGTGAGTATGAGAATGAAGAAATAGAAATGATAGAGTTAGAAGAATATGTGAAAAGAGTTTGTGTATTTTTACAGTATATATCAAAAGATATAGTAATACACAGACTTATAGGTAGGGCACCTGAAGAAAATACACTGTTTTGCAATTGGAATACTTCGTGGTGGAAGATAAAAGATATGATAGATGAGTATTTGGAAATTAATGATATGCATCAAGGCGATAAGTGTGATTATTTAAATGGAAAAAGTGTCAAAAAATTTGTATAG